ttaaagccctgagcaaggccggCTCAGTCACTGTTACTtgcagagaaatttcagcaggtgttagtcagaaggggcccaacaggaaggaaaccaggacaaacgTTTtcatttgcagtcacatttctgatgtgcCTCAGACCTGGTCTCTTTGTCCCgctacagatgacctcttccaagagcgaccctggagggaaccagaccatctccgatgtgttcgtcctggtggggttctcgtaccttaacaAGCTGCAACTTCTTCTATTTGTGGTTCTTCtagtcatctacctgctcaccctgatggggaacctgctcgttatcctgctgataaagctgagtcCCTCTctgcacacccccatgtatttcttcctggtgaacctgtctgcctcggaGATCTgcctcaccagcagtgtggtccctcagctgctggctcacctcctggtggaggaaaagaccatctccattgcagcttgtgcagtggGGTTGTATGTCAATGCCATTGTGGGCCTCACGATCTActgcctcctcgcagccatggcctacgaccgctatgtggccatatgtcaccccctgcactgcacaaccatcatgagcggccgggcgtgtgctctgctcgtgggggctgcatgggctgctggcatctcgGTGGGAGTTCCCCTGACAATGTgggtcttcagcctgcccttctgtggctccaaccgcatcccccacttcttctgcgaATTCTCACCATTGCTGAATTTGTCATGTGCCGACACGTCGCAGATTAAGGCTGTAGGTTCCATGGTGACAGTTGtgttcatcctgtgccctttcctgttgatactcctgtcctacgtctgcattatctccaccatcctcaagctgccatcggcggagggaaggcgtaaagccttttccacctgctcctcccacctcacggtggtgactgtgttctatggaacgtccctcatcacctacctggtgcccaagcctggctccactacagagagtgacctattgatttccctgtTGAACACAATCATCTCTCCAatgttgaaccccataatttacactctgagaaacaaagaggtgaaaggagccttgagaagaactgtacagaagagcagcttttctcaccactggagaaattagagaatgaGCAGTCACATTAGTCAAAATTGGGGCGGTGGGGAGGTGCTACtgaagggaaattcataaacatttc
The window above is part of the Carettochelys insculpta isolate YL-2023 chromosome 32, ASM3395843v1, whole genome shotgun sequence genome. Proteins encoded here:
- the LOC142004698 gene encoding olfactory receptor 10A4-like, whose amino-acid sequence is MTSSKSDPGGNQTISDVFVLVGFSYLNKLQLLLFVVLLVIYLLTLMGNLLVILLIKLSPSLHTPMYFFLVNLSASEICLTSSVVPQLLAHLLVEEKTISIAACAVGLYVNAIVGLTIYCLLAAMAYDRYVAICHPLHCTTIMSGRACALLVGAAWAAGISVGVPLTMWVFSLPFCGSNRIPHFFCEFSPLLNLSCADTSQIKAVGSMVTVVFILCPFLLILLSYVCIISTILKLPSAEGRRKAFSTCSSHLTVVTVFYGTSLITYLVPKPGSTTESDLLISLLNTIISPMLNPIIYTLRNKEVKGALRRTVQKSSFSHHWRN